In Candidatus Delongbacteria bacterium, the DNA window CGTGGTCGTCTTGGCTGTCACGAGAAACATAGGTCCTCCGGGGAGAGGGCCGGCCGGAGTCGCCCCCGGCCGGCAGCTGCAGCACTCAGGTGGATCAGGCGGTGATGACCACCTTGAAAACCAGGTCGGGGCGCGTGATGCCGATCGCGCACTCGTGGTAGGTCAGGAAGCCCACCTTGAAGCCGGACTTCTGCGGGTCCACCTTCAGGGCCGTGCGGATGTCATACTTGCCGACTTCCATGTCGGGGATGACGATGACCTCGCTGGCATTCATCGAGGCCGTGTTGACCAGGCCCGCCCCGCCGAAGCGGTTCAGCACGCCCTTCTCCACGAACTCGCGCCGGGACTCGGGATCCAGGTTGAAGTCCTTCAGGTCGATGAGGCGGCTGCCGCGCAGGAGGATGTAGCGGGCGTTCAGCTCCAGGTCGTTGATCTTGCTGATGATCTGGCCCAGGGCCGTGTCGGTGAGCTTGCCACCCGAAACGGTCACCACATTGGTGGAGGGCGCCAGGGCCGCGGCGGCCGACAGCAGGGCCACCAGCTTGGCGTTCAGCTTGTTGCGGATGGCCTGGGCCGCGTCGGTCTGCATCTCCTCGATCTTGCCCAGATTGCCGCTGGCCAAGTCGGTCACGTCCACCGTGGGATTGGCGTGGACGCGGAAGACCGGGAAGATGACCTGCTGGTCATTGTTGACCTCCTGGCGGTGCGGCTGGCCGCCCACACCGATGTAGTGGGCCTGCAGGGCGCGGCGCTTGGAGTGCTTGGCCTCCTGTCCGGGCTGCAGCGTGTGCTCGGTCAGGATCAGGGGGACGATGTTCTTGCGGTCGATCTCCATGCGGATGACCGCGCCCACGGCCTCGGCCAGCGCGTAAAGACCGTTCTCCGTCCGCGTGGACTGCTGCACCAGGTTTGCCAGGGCCTGCAGCTCGGCCTCGCTCATCTCGGCTTTCGTCTTCATCAGGATCTCCTTGCTTCGGGGTTGCCAGGGCTAGGCGGAAACCAGGCCGTGGTTGGTCCACAGGACGCTGATCTCCGAGCCGTCCACGGAGAGCACACGGCCCACGATCGTCGTGCCGGTCGTGGCCACCTTCAGCTTGGCCGTGGTGGCATCGAAGGTGAGGTTGTTCCCGGCCGCCGGCGTGCCCGAGAACTGGTCCGTCTGGAAGACGAAGCCGCCCGTGTCCACCACGCAGGGCGTGGTCTCCGAGGCCCCCTGCGTGGCGCAATCCTTGTCCGCCCGTTTGAGGACGCCTGCCGGCACGTCCGCGGCGTTGGCCACCACGGAGAACTCGTTGTTGCCGACGGTCTTGACCACCTGGCCCGGCGTGCCCGGCCCCTTCAGGACACCGTCGCCGAACTCGATGCCGGGGTGGGAGTTGTTGTACATGGTTCGCTCCTTCTGATTGAAGTCCGCCCCGGCATCACCGGGTCGGGGGTGATGCTACTCGACCACGTCGCCCCGTTCGCGGGCCAGGCGGCGCTCGTGCAGGGCGGCCAGGCCGTCGCCCAGCTTCTGGGTCAGATCCTTGGGAGCCGGGTCGCTGCCCGTGGGCGGGGCCAGACTGGCATTGGCGCGCAGCGCGCCCTTGTTGCCCGCGGCGGCGGTGGGGGCACCTTCTCCGGCCGCGGCCGCAGCCGCCTTCTCCTCCTCGGTGGGCTCCTTCACCGGCTCGGCGTCGGCCATGCCCGTCCAGCTGTCCTCCACGGCCTTGCGGGCCTCGTCGGACAGGCCGGCCAAGCGCTCCACCTCCGCCTGGCGCGCGGCCGCGTCGGCGAACGCGCGGCCCTTCTTCTCCATCAGTGCGACGAGGGCCTCGGCGGCGTCCTTGGCCGCGCTCTTGGCCTTCTCGTCCTCGGCGGCCTGGACCCGGCCGGTCAGCTCCTCGTTCTGGGCGGCCAGCTGCTCGGCGTGCTCCAAGAGCTCGGCCTGCGTCATGTCCTTCAGCGGCTTGTCCGTGGCCGCCTGGGCGCTCTTGTCCTTCATGTCGTCCGTCTCCTTGCTGATGCTCGTGAGGATCTGGATCACGCGATCCGCCGTGTCGGTGGCGGCCTGGCGAATCTTCGTGCCGGTGTCTTCCAGCGTGGCCTTGCTCGCGGTGAAGTCGCCCACGAGCGTGCTCACGACCGTGCCGAAGGCATCCTGCGCCCGCCACAGGTCTTCCCGGATTTCCTGCTGGATGAGGACCTGCTTGACGTTCTCGGGGCGGGCGCCCATGTCGCCGTAGTAGGAGGACGCACGCAGTCGACCGTCTTCGCCCTGTGCCATGGACGTGATGTCCGCCTTGGGGTCGGCGGGCTCGTAGCCCTCCAAGAGGCCGGCGCCCGTGAAGGTCACTCCGTGGAGGATCTCGAAGCAGTCCTTGCCGTCGACCTTCTGGCCCTTCTGCTTCTTCAGATGTTCGCAGCGGTCCGCCGCGGCCGTGAAGGTCTGGCCACAAACAGAGCACTCGCCCTTCTCGTAGGAGCACTCCATCGAGACCTTGGTGATCAGGTTTTCGTGGATGAGCTTGCGCGCCTTGGCCGCCAACTCGTCCGAGCCCGTGAAGAGCTTTCCGGCGCAGACGACCCGGCCGCTGTCCACATCCTCGAAGACCGCGGACTCCGTCTTGCCCACGATGTCCTGGGCCTTCTGGCCGTGCTTCAGATTGATCTTCACGCCGGCGGCGCTGGCTGCGGCCTTCTTGAGCTCGGCCACCGTGAAGTGGTCGTGGTTGCGGTTGGTGCCCGCATGGCAGAGCACGAAGGCGATCTCGTGGTCCTCCTGGCCTTCGGGCTTCTCCTCGGCCACGGCCACCAGTCGACCCACCTCCAGGCTGGCCGTCAGGGCGGCCCGGGTAGCCGTGTCGTGCTTCGGATCCGGATTTGGCTTCACAGGGAGTTCCTCCGGGGTTTCGCTGGCGGGCATGAGTCGCCCCAGAAACAGGACCTCGCGGGCCTTGGAGTAGCCTCCATCCCGCTTCGGGCCCGCCATCTGGTAGTCGTGTTCGGTGTCGGTTTTGGTGGTCTGACGCCCAGCGGCTTCCAGGATCTCCTGCAGTTCCGCTTCGCTGGGCACGGCCTGGTCACGGTAGGAGAGCAGACAGGCCGGGATGTGGGCGGCCTTTCCCAGAACGGCCTGCAGGAAGGGGGCAATGGTGTCGGCGTTCTGGTCCGCTTGCGTCTTCTCCCGGGCATTGACGGACGTGGAATCCGGATTCCGGCCCTTTCCCTTCACCATCACGGCCTCGATGGCGTGGTAGTCCTCGCTGTAGTTGTGGGAACTGGCCGGGGTCACGTAGGGGGGGTCCAGATACACCAGATCGGCCTGGACATTCGGGAGAAACGTCAGCACGTCCAGGCATTTGGCCGAGCACGCTTCCCCTTCCACCACCAACTGGTTCAGCCGGCGGATGGTCGCGCCAATCCGGGCCCGGAACTCGTCGGGCGTGTCGCCTGTGGGCGAGACTTTCTGGGTCGTGAAGTGCTGGAACCACCCTTTTGCCATCAGCATGGCCGCACCCAGCGCCGCCAGGGCGATGTCCCGCTTGAAGCCCTTCAAGGCATCGACGTTCTCGCGCACTTCGTCAATGGCCTGGTGCACGCCCTCGCGCCAGAACTTCCCGGAGTAGGTGTCCTGCGTGAAGCTCCCGGCCTCCGGGTTGGGAACCAGGAGGGCGTCAATCTCCTCGTCTGTGACCTGGGCGCGCTGGTTGACCACCACGGCGCGCGCCACGTGCCACGACCAGCGCAGGCTGTCATTGGTGGTGACCTGGAATCCTTCGGATTTCAGCATGTAGGCGACGCTGCAGCCCCCCGCGAAGGCGTCCACCACGTGGTGCACGTCCTCGGGGATCTGCTCGCGGATCCAGGCCAGGAGCTTGCGCTTGGTGCCGATGTAGGGGACGATCCGGGTGGGCGCAGCCGAAGAGCCTGCCAGGCTGGCAAGCTCAGGAAAGAGAGCGGCTTCAAGAGTCAGAAAATCGTGCATGCGCCCACACCCATTGGTTTGGGCCACACGATTCACATTCCGAGAGGAGAAACAAAGAGGCGGGAGAAAATAGTGGCGAATTATTTCGGAGCGTGGACTTCCTCAACGAAGCGCCGGAAGACCTCAGCATAGGCGGCGTCGGCCACCTCGTGAATCTCGCTGGCACACCGGTCGTAGCCGACGTGCTCTTGCCAGTACTCCAGGGCTTCGCGCGTGAAGCCTAGGTTCGACTCGATCAGGCGATTGCAGCAGTCGCTGGCGCGCTGCTCGTCCAGTGGAAAGGCCTCGTCAAACACCATGTCGAACCGGTCACCCTCGCACCACACCCACACGCCAATGGGCTCCTTGCGGGGCGGCTCTTCGTCCATAGCGAACACGTAGAAATAGGCGATCTTCACGCGGCATCCTCCCGGAGGGCCACCACGCGCTCCAGCCAAGCCGCGGCCTGGGCATCGATCACCGCTTGCAGCTTCTCCTTCCCGCCAAAGCGCTCCACAGAGGCATCCCAGTCCCGGTAAACAGCGGCCTGCGACTCACTAAACTCATGCGGGTCATTCTTCGACACCAGGATAGAATACCCCGCTTCTTGCTCTGCAAAGGTCACGTTCCCCGCATCGCGGTACTCCACTTCGCACTCAAATGCATGTTCCGGGTGACCACTCCCCGTGGTGTCCAACAGAGCCATTTCAGCGAAGTAGATGAGGTAGCGCCACGACTGGACCTCCCCAGTGGCTCGGTCGAATAGCGGCGTTGCTTCGAGCACGCGCATGCCGGCCAGATAGCGGCGCACAAAGAACTCATCCGGGAAGGTCACCCGGTAGATGCAGCCAAACTCGCCCTGTAGCGAGTCCAGAAACGCTTGAAACGCCTGCTTTTCCGTGTCCCGGATGTCCATCACGACCTC includes these proteins:
- a CDS encoding HK97-fold major capsid protein, with amino-acid sequence MKTKAEMSEAELQALANLVQQSTRTENGLYALAEAVGAVIRMEIDRKNIVPLILTEHTLQPGQEAKHSKRRALQAHYIGVGGQPHRQEVNNDQQVIFPVFRVHANPTVDVTDLASGNLGKIEEMQTDAAQAIRNKLNAKLVALLSAAAALAPSTNVVTVSGGKLTDTALGQIISKINDLELNARYILLRGSRLIDLKDFNLDPESRREFVEKGVLNRFGGAGLVNTASMNASEVIVIPDMEVGKYDIRTALKVDPQKSGFKVGFLTYHECAIGITRPDLVFKVVITA
- a CDS encoding DNA adenine methylase, which encodes MHDFLTLEAALFPELASLAGSSAAPTRIVPYIGTKRKLLAWIREQIPEDVHHVVDAFAGGCSVAYMLKSEGFQVTTNDSLRWSWHVARAVVVNQRAQVTDEEIDALLVPNPEAGSFTQDTYSGKFWREGVHQAIDEVRENVDALKGFKRDIALAALGAAMLMAKGWFQHFTTQKVSPTGDTPDEFRARIGATIRRLNQLVVEGEACSAKCLDVLTFLPNVQADLVYLDPPYVTPASSHNYSEDYHAIEAVMVKGKGRNPDSTSVNAREKTQADQNADTIAPFLQAVLGKAAHIPACLLSYRDQAVPSEAELQEILEAAGRQTTKTDTEHDYQMAGPKRDGGYSKAREVLFLGRLMPASETPEELPVKPNPDPKHDTATRAALTASLEVGRLVAVAEEKPEGQEDHEIAFVLCHAGTNRNHDHFTVAELKKAAASAAGVKINLKHGQKAQDIVGKTESAVFEDVDSGRVVCAGKLFTGSDELAAKARKLIHENLITKVSMECSYEKGECSVCGQTFTAAADRCEHLKKQKGQKVDGKDCFEILHGVTFTGAGLLEGYEPADPKADITSMAQGEDGRLRASSYYGDMGARPENVKQVLIQQEIREDLWRAQDAFGTVVSTLVGDFTASKATLEDTGTKIRQAATDTADRVIQILTSISKETDDMKDKSAQAATDKPLKDMTQAELLEHAEQLAAQNEELTGRVQAAEDEKAKSAAKDAAEALVALMEKKGRAFADAAARQAEVERLAGLSDEARKAVEDSWTGMADAEPVKEPTEEEKAAAAAAGEGAPTAAAGNKGALRANASLAPPTGSDPAPKDLTQKLGDGLAALHERRLARERGDVVE